Proteins encoded in a region of the Anopheles aquasalis chromosome 2, idAnoAquaMG_Q_19, whole genome shotgun sequence genome:
- the LOC126570248 gene encoding uncharacterized protein LOC126570248 encodes MATKRSCPSSQLRVVVLLVVLLAGNAHQVHGNNSMENRANYPSQHCTDLNSQNSLDVEQIMGIWYGSEVITHNGHDEGEVVYNTCVVIHLADVTNSTPLAPPNHQPGGGSSPPYFSRGSASSSSSNPDYRTSYGYGSPGSSGQGRSGGSSNTGTIGSSNYDLYQQRQYQLQAQSMRYLRLIWDESEHTLEYTLRYNSSRPGFWISSSPQSGSMIQLQYVQFTGTVQVLKAINNQLVLTFCQSIPSGQLFTVVLSRIPMGLAPEEIQSIRNLLRRRGLPATSVRKVCQSGAFRSDPVSVGVLLLLLFALSFLPKRFH; translated from the exons ATGGCAACGAAACGATCTTGCCCCTCATCCCAGCTCAGGGtagtggtgctgttggtggttcttCTGGCCGGCAATGCACACCAGGTGCACGGGAACAACTCGATGGAGAACCGAGCCAACTATCCGTCGCAACACTGTACGGATTTGAACTCACAGAACAGCCTAGACGTGGAGCAG ATAATGGGCATTTGGTACGGGAGCGAGGTGATTACTCACAATGGCCATGATGAGGGCGAAGTGGTGTACAACACGTGCGTCGTAATCCACCTGGCAGATGTAACCAACTCC ACACCACTGGCACCGCCGAACCATCAACCAGGTGGTGGTTCATCTCCACCTTACTTTAGCCGCGGTTCcgcctcgtcctcctcgtccaaCCCGGATTATCGCACGTCGTACGGTTACGGTTCACCGGGGAGCAGTGGCCAGGGTCgctccggtggcagcagcaacaccggtACCATCGGTAGCTCCAACTACGATCTCTACCAGCAGCGTCAGTATCAGCTACAAGCCCAAAGCATGCGCTATCTGCGGTTGATCTGGGACGAATCGGAACACACACTGGAGTACACGCTGCGCTACAACAGTTCCCGGCCCGGTTTCTGGATTTCCTCGTCGCCCCAGTCCGGTTCGATGATTCAATTGCAGTACGTTCAGTTCACGGGCACGGTGCAGGTGCTGAAGGCGATCAACAACCAGCTCGTGCTCACCTTCTGCCAGAGCATCCCAAGTGGTCAGCTGTTTACGGTCGTCCTGTCACGCATCCCGATGGGACTGGCACCGGAG GAAATTCAAAGCATCCGCAATCTGCTACGACGGCGCGGACTACCGGCGACTTCCGTTCGCAAAGTTTGCCAAAGCGGTGCCTTCCGGAGTGATCCGGTCTCGGTCGgagtgttgctgcttctgctgtttgcTCTTTCGTTCCTTCCGAAACGTTTTCATTGA
- the LOC126570247 gene encoding asparagine synthetase B [glutamine-hydrolyzing], protein MCGILCIFRGQQCNKHDATNGCEEKHLDCRSLREIAFQASSKQRHRGPDHTGVLIDEEEQFALVQERLSVIGVKTGNQPFTSTDGTVHLAANGEIYNFRQMASAIGENRDAGYEPRSDCDVLGAYYERFGPEALLTTVRGMFAFVLYDRKVERLLVARDPVGIIPLYVGWDAGGALWFASEMKCLVEHCREVQVFPPGHFFYGRPEEYNPKRYYNPSWIKEIPSNPVDLQELRDRLEAAVESHLQCEVPMGALLSGGLDSSLIAAITARKLHDRSAKRLKTYSIGLPGASTDHHYARLVANHIGSDHTEIHFTVAEGLDYIRDAVYHSETYDVTTIRCIVPVMLLARYIRSEGLKMVLSGEGADELFGGYLYFHRAPTATEFHHETVRRVQGLHLSDCLRANKGCAAWGLELRVPFLDTDFIQHVMSIRPEDRAPGEGRLEKYILRQAFADGDYLPAEVLWRQKEQFSDGVGYSWIDTVSQWATGRVSDEEFSQAATRFPFATPSTKEAFYYRKLFEERFGGASAARTVQRWIPRTDWGCAEDPSGRKQDVHRGVKDRDEGSK, encoded by the coding sequence ATGTGTGGTATACTTTGCATCTTCCGTGGCCAGCAGTGCAACAAACACGATGCCACCAACGGTTGTGAGGAGAAGCACCTGGACTGTAGGAGTCTCCGCGAGATCGCTTTCCAGGCGTCCAGTAAACAGCGTCACCGTGGTCCAGACCATACCGGAGTGCTGATCGACGAGGAGGAACAGTTCGCCCTCGTCCAGGAACGGCTCTCGGTGATCGGTGTGAAAACGGGCAACCAACCTTTCACGTCCACCGACGGAACGGTGCATCTGGCGGCCAACGGAGAGATTTACAACTTTCGCCAGATGGCATCGGCGATCGGCGAGAACCGTGATGCCGGGTACGAGCCACGAAGTGACTGTGACGTACTCGGAGCGTACTATGAACGCTTCGGACCGGAAGCATTGCTCACGACGGTCCGAGGAATGTTTGCCTTTGTGTTGTACGATCGGAAGGTGGAACGATTACTGGTGGCCCGGGATCCAGTTGGTATTATCCCACTGTACGTTGGATGGGACGCTGGAGGTGCGCTATGGTTCGCTAGTGAGATGAAGTGTCTTGTGGAGCACTGTCGCGAGGTGCAAGTGTTCCCTCCAGGACATTTCTTCTACGGTCGCCCGGAGGAATACAATCCGAAGCGCTACTACAATCCTTCGTGGATCAAAGAGATACCAAGCAATCCTGTGGACTTGCAAGAGCTCCGTGACCGGCTGGAGGCAGCCGTCGAATCCCATCTGCAGTGTGAGGTCCCAATGGGTGCGCTATTGAGCGGTGGTCTCGATTCCAGTCTCATAGCGGCAATTACCGCCCGGAAGCTACACGATCGTTCCGCAAAACGCCTAAAAACGTACAGCATTGGACTACCGGGAGCCAGCACCGATCACCATTATGCTCGCCTCGTAGCGAACCATATCGGCAGCGATCACACGGAGATCCATTTCACTGTGGCCGAGGGACTGGATTACATCCGCGATGCAGTCTATCATTCAGAGACCTACGATGTAACGACGATCCGGTGCATTGTCCCGGTGATGCTACTGGCACGCTACATCCGCAGTGAAGGACTCAAGATGGTACTGTCCGGTGAGGGTGCCGATGAGCTGTTTGGTGGTTATCTTTACTTCCACCGGGCACCAACGGCCACCGAGTTCCACCACGAAACGGTACGTCGCGTCCAGGGACTTCATCTGTCGGATTGTCTCCGGGCGAACAAAGGATGTGCTGCGTGGGGTCTTGAGCTACGTGTACCGTTCCTGGATACGGACTTTATACAGCACGTCATGTCGATCCGTCCGGAAGATCGAGCACCGGGTGAGGGAAGGCTGGAGAAGTACATCCTTCGACAAGCGTTCGCCGACGGGGACTACCTACCGGCGGAGGTGCTCTGGCGTCAGAAGGAACAGTTTTCGGATGGTGTTGGATATTCGTGGATCGACACGGTGTCACAGTGGGCCACAGGGCGGGTTAGCGATGAAGAGTTCTCACAGGCGGCCACTCGTTTCCCGTTCGCTACACCCAGTACCAAGGAAGCATTTTACTATCGGAAGCTGTTTGAGGAACGCTTTGGTGGCGCCAGTGCCGCCCGGACAGTTCAACGGTGGATTCCACGTACGGATTGGGGCTGTGCGGAGGATCCATCCGGTAGAAAGCAGGACGTACACCGTGGTGTTAAGGATCGTGATGAAGGTTCAAAATAA